A genomic window from Actinomycetaceae bacterium MB13-C1-2 includes:
- a CDS encoding transketolase C-terminal domain-containing protein gives MLEQIEGSQAMAKAVSHCHPEVIAAYPISPQTHIVEALSALYKEGKLGNCQYINMESEFGAMSACIGASASGARTYTATASQGLLFMVEAVYNASGLGLPIVMTVANRAIGAPINIWNDHTDAMSQRDSGWLQLYAENNQEAADLHVQAFRIAEELSLPVMVCMDGFILTHAVEVVDIPDQEDVDRFLPAYEPRQVLDPAKPLSIGAMVGPEAYTEVRYLAHHRQMQALDLIPEVQKEWQAIFGRDSGGLVKPYRLDDAETVVIALGSVLGTIKDVVDERRAKGEKVGVLGIVSFRPFPTEAVREALAHVKRVIVVEKAFSVGIGGIVGAHIRPAIPADTSMYEVVAGLGGRPITKHSLHGMLDQAMSDTIEPLTFLDLDKELVEHELEREEQTRQSGPAAENLMRHARERADEALGR, from the coding sequence ATGCTTGAGCAAATCGAGGGTTCGCAGGCAATGGCGAAGGCGGTCTCGCACTGTCATCCCGAGGTGATTGCTGCTTACCCAATCAGCCCCCAAACCCACATCGTTGAGGCATTGTCGGCCCTGTATAAGGAGGGCAAGCTCGGGAATTGCCAATACATCAACATGGAGTCTGAGTTCGGTGCCATGTCCGCCTGTATCGGCGCCTCGGCGTCCGGCGCGAGAACCTACACGGCAACCGCTTCCCAGGGTCTACTATTCATGGTCGAGGCGGTATACAACGCCTCCGGCCTCGGACTTCCCATCGTCATGACGGTGGCCAACCGCGCGATCGGGGCCCCGATCAACATCTGGAATGACCACACGGACGCCATGAGTCAACGCGATTCCGGCTGGCTGCAGCTCTATGCTGAGAACAATCAGGAAGCGGCCGATCTGCACGTCCAGGCATTCCGAATCGCCGAAGAACTTTCACTTCCCGTCATGGTCTGCATGGATGGCTTCATTCTTACCCACGCGGTCGAGGTCGTGGACATCCCAGACCAGGAGGACGTTGATAGGTTCCTCCCCGCATATGAACCGCGTCAGGTTCTAGACCCCGCCAAGCCGCTCTCCATCGGTGCAATGGTTGGCCCTGAAGCCTATACCGAGGTCCGCTACCTCGCCCACCACCGCCAGATGCAAGCCCTCGACCTCATCCCCGAAGTCCAGAAGGAATGGCAGGCGATTTTCGGCCGTGACTCCGGCGGCCTGGTTAAGCCCTACCGGCTGGATGACGCGGAAACCGTAGTCATCGCCCTCGGCTCGGTCCTCGGAACCATCAAGGACGTCGTTGACGAACGACGCGCGAAGGGGGAGAAGGTCGGAGTCCTCGGAATCGTCAGTTTCCGTCCGTTCCCAACTGAGGCGGTACGCGAAGCTCTGGCGCACGTGAAGCGGGTGATCGTGGTAGAGAAGGCGTTCTCGGTGGGTATCGGCGGCATCGTCGGCGCCCACATCCGCCCGGCAATCCCTGCGGACACCTCGATGTATGAGGTTGTTGCTGGCCTGGGTGGTCGTCCAATCACCAAGCACTCCCTCCACGGGATGCTGGACCAGGCGATGTCAGACACCATCGAGCCCCTCACCTTCCTCGATCTCGACAAGGAACTTGTTGAACACGAACTTGAGCGTGAGGAGCAGACAAGGCAGTCCGGACCCGCTGCTGAGAACCTGATGCGCCACGCCCGCGAGCGCGCCGATGAGGCGTTGGGGCGCTGA
- a CDS encoding NAD(P)-binding protein has product MTTTQALRSSDEQAATEPFAITLEVGSSLLNETGSWRTERPVYVDLLPPCNQGCPAGENIQQWLYRAEEGDYEGAWRQIMADNPLPAVMGRVCYHPCQTACNRAQVDEAVGINSIERFLGDKAIDEGWKVSVTAPPSGKRVLIVGAGPSGLSAAYHLRRLGHRVTVREAGPMAGGMMRFGIPKYRLPREILDAEIKRIEEMGVNFEFNSKVEDVEDAAKHYDAVFLAVGAHIGRRAYVPAAESAKIMDAVSLLEDVELEDEKPMLGRRVVIYGGGNTAIDAARTAKRLGAEEAVILYRRTRDKMPAHDSEVKEAEEEGIMMRWLSTVKQVDEGSITIEKMELDENGFPQPTGEYEELGADSLVMALGQEADLSLIEDSPNIEIEDGVVKVNSQMMTGLKGVFAGGDMVPSERTVTVAIGHGKKAARYIDAYLHGHEYFPPAKHQLASLSRMNTWYYADAPHQVREKIESARRSSTFDEVVVGLDEESAIFEARRCMSCGNCFGCDNCFGVCPDNAITKIKPGEYEFKYDYCKGCGVCAEECPCGAISMVAEEV; this is encoded by the coding sequence ATGACAACTACACAGGCACTTCGTTCCTCTGACGAACAAGCGGCGACAGAACCGTTTGCAATCACCCTTGAGGTTGGCTCCTCGCTTCTCAACGAGACGGGCTCATGGCGCACCGAGCGCCCGGTCTACGTCGATCTTCTCCCGCCCTGCAATCAGGGTTGCCCTGCGGGAGAGAACATTCAGCAGTGGCTCTACCGCGCGGAGGAGGGCGATTACGAGGGTGCGTGGCGGCAGATCATGGCCGACAATCCGCTTCCGGCAGTGATGGGTCGAGTCTGTTACCACCCCTGCCAGACCGCGTGTAACCGTGCGCAGGTCGACGAGGCCGTTGGGATCAACTCAATTGAACGCTTCCTGGGTGACAAGGCAATCGACGAGGGGTGGAAGGTTTCGGTTACTGCTCCGCCCTCGGGCAAACGAGTCCTGATTGTCGGAGCGGGACCCTCCGGGCTATCCGCTGCCTATCATCTGCGGCGCCTGGGCCACCGCGTCACTGTGCGTGAAGCTGGCCCAATGGCCGGCGGCATGATGCGTTTCGGTATCCCGAAGTACCGCCTGCCGCGTGAAATCCTCGATGCCGAGATCAAGCGGATCGAGGAGATGGGTGTCAACTTTGAGTTCAACTCAAAGGTCGAGGACGTTGAGGACGCTGCCAAGCACTATGACGCCGTGTTTCTGGCTGTCGGCGCTCACATTGGCCGCCGCGCTTACGTCCCGGCAGCGGAGTCGGCAAAGATCATGGATGCCGTCTCGCTCCTTGAGGACGTGGAGTTGGAGGATGAAAAGCCGATGCTGGGTCGTCGCGTTGTCATTTACGGCGGTGGTAACACTGCCATCGACGCGGCGCGAACCGCCAAGCGACTCGGTGCTGAAGAGGCGGTAATCCTCTATCGTCGCACGCGCGATAAGATGCCAGCCCACGACTCTGAGGTTAAGGAGGCCGAGGAAGAGGGCATCATGATGCGCTGGCTCTCGACTGTGAAGCAGGTGGACGAGGGGAGCATCACCATCGAGAAGATGGAACTCGATGAGAACGGATTCCCGCAACCAACCGGTGAATATGAGGAGTTGGGGGCCGACTCGCTGGTCATGGCGCTGGGGCAAGAGGCGGACCTGTCACTGATTGAGGATTCTCCTAACATCGAGATCGAAGACGGGGTTGTCAAGGTCAACTCTCAGATGATGACCGGACTGAAGGGGGTCTTTGCTGGCGGCGACATGGTTCCTTCGGAGCGCACAGTAACCGTCGCTATCGGCCACGGGAAGAAAGCCGCCAGATACATTGACGCCTACCTGCACGGACACGAGTATTTTCCCCCTGCCAAGCACCAGCTCGCCAGCCTGAGTCGCATGAACACCTGGTACTACGCCGATGCGCCGCACCAGGTTCGCGAAAAAATCGAGAGTGCAAGGCGTTCGTCAACCTTCGATGAGGTGGTCGTGGGACTAGACGAAGAGTCGGCGATTTTTGAGGCTCGTCGTTGTATGTCGTGCGGCAACTGCTTCGGGTGTGACAACTGCTTCGGAGTCTGCCCGGACAATGCCATCACCAAGATCAAGCCGGGAGAGTACGAGTTTAAGTACGACTACTGCAAGGGTTGCGGCGTCTGCGCAGAAGAGTGTCCGTGCGGCGCAATCTCAATGGTGGCGGAAGAGGTCTAG
- a CDS encoding SpaH/EbpB family LPXTG-anchored major pilin produces the protein MKTKRRGRILSAVVGATVLAISALGGGVAMAAVPGDGGTGTIIVHKFENPDTPTGLPADGSAIDPTELDGLKPLPGVGFTVVPITGIDLSTQEGWLALKNLSVSVNPTTGEPILSGTGVPPIALGTPMTEQYTGAAGDTTFNVSADKAYVVYESSPLPGTTTVAQPTILTVPYPGAKPGDAWNYNVNIYPKNVVVDVASKDATVVGNNIVWNVNYDVLSLGAGKTYTEFKIADTLGAGITYVSSRVYLTDGTTKQELDLTDDYTLPGTAPALSMELTSAGLAKLDEKVADPAKWTLVWEITATAGEDADNTSNTAAITVNGKTPPTEVEVTTPQTLHHGAYVMKQAKNVGETSNVPLAGAEFEIYGLPNAATGTCPAYAGLTAAGYLPAWSGGTLTSAATGKTGEMTLAAGSYCVYETKIPAGYKGDASAGTVLSVGADGAFTTIVNTQIGSDAGDLPSLPITGAQGRVLLALVGTGLVALAVGLYLVRRNRGQHQDA, from the coding sequence ATGAAGACAAAGAGGAGAGGGCGGATTCTCTCCGCCGTGGTGGGCGCGACCGTCCTAGCGATAAGTGCGCTGGGTGGCGGTGTCGCAATGGCGGCGGTGCCCGGGGACGGCGGTACGGGAACGATTATCGTCCACAAGTTCGAGAATCCGGACACCCCCACAGGTTTGCCGGCTGACGGCTCGGCGATTGATCCGACTGAACTGGATGGCCTGAAACCGCTACCGGGTGTTGGCTTCACCGTGGTGCCAATCACCGGAATCGACCTATCAACCCAAGAGGGGTGGCTGGCACTCAAGAACCTGTCGGTCTCCGTGAACCCGACTACCGGAGAACCCATACTCAGCGGCACAGGCGTTCCCCCGATTGCACTGGGCACGCCAATGACTGAGCAGTACACGGGCGCCGCGGGAGACACTACCTTCAACGTCAGTGCCGATAAAGCGTACGTTGTTTACGAGTCGAGTCCTCTGCCGGGCACCACCACTGTCGCTCAACCGACAATCCTGACGGTTCCCTATCCGGGCGCCAAGCCGGGTGACGCCTGGAACTACAACGTCAATATTTACCCGAAGAACGTGGTCGTGGATGTCGCCTCCAAAGATGCGACTGTTGTCGGTAATAACATCGTGTGGAACGTCAACTATGACGTCCTCAGCTTGGGCGCGGGCAAAACCTACACAGAGTTTAAGATTGCTGACACCTTGGGTGCAGGCATCACTTACGTGAGTTCGCGCGTGTACCTGACGGATGGAACAACCAAGCAGGAGCTCGACCTTACTGATGACTACACGTTGCCGGGTACTGCACCTGCTCTCTCTATGGAGTTGACATCCGCAGGCCTCGCCAAGCTTGATGAAAAGGTTGCTGACCCTGCCAAGTGGACCCTGGTTTGGGAGATTACCGCGACCGCAGGTGAGGACGCCGACAACACGTCCAACACGGCCGCTATCACGGTGAATGGTAAAACCCCGCCCACAGAGGTCGAGGTTACTACTCCACAGACGCTCCACCATGGGGCATACGTGATGAAGCAAGCCAAGAATGTTGGTGAAACCAGCAACGTCCCATTGGCAGGCGCTGAGTTTGAGATCTACGGATTGCCGAACGCGGCTACGGGAACCTGCCCCGCCTACGCTGGTCTCACGGCTGCGGGGTACTTGCCGGCATGGTCCGGCGGAACGTTGACTTCAGCCGCAACAGGTAAGACCGGGGAGATGACCCTAGCCGCGGGATCTTACTGCGTATATGAGACGAAGATTCCTGCCGGCTACAAGGGCGACGCAAGTGCCGGAACCGTTCTCTCGGTCGGTGCAGATGGTGCGTTCACCACCATCGTGAACACGCAGATCGGTTCTGACGCGGGCGATCTGCCTTCGCTGCCAATAACAGGCGCGCAGGGCCGGGTGCTGTTGGCACTGGTTGGCACCGGCTTGGTCGCGCTGGCCGTGGGCCTCTACCTGGTTCGCCGTAACCGCGGCCAACATCAGGATGCCTAA
- a CDS encoding class C sortase — protein MKRLSPAQHALKQRRWRFSWLNLAIALVVFAAATVFAYPYAAQWVSQYNQSNIIIDQAAADRASGAEYAREQIAKAQEYNRQLQAGGVMEAGSNLVEGTGVDNGDLNYWNLLNNDPNHVMARLRIPSIKLDLPVYHGTSDQVLLKGVGHLQRTSLPVGGVGTRSVLTGHRGLADAEIFTHLDRVKEGDTFSVEVMGEVFTYRVIETKVVEPNETEEIRAVPDKDLVTLITCTPLGINTHRFLVTGERVWPTPQADLDAAGERPSVPSFPWWLVIYLATVVAVAVWYWRAGYPAKTRRRSAESEQKQHQLPLPKKVNEEATDAG, from the coding sequence GTGAAAAGACTAAGTCCGGCACAGCATGCCCTAAAGCAGCGCCGCTGGAGATTCAGCTGGCTGAACTTGGCGATCGCCCTAGTGGTGTTTGCTGCCGCGACGGTCTTCGCCTACCCGTACGCGGCGCAGTGGGTGTCCCAATACAACCAGTCGAACATCATCATTGACCAGGCTGCGGCAGACCGGGCCAGTGGAGCGGAGTACGCGCGCGAGCAGATTGCGAAAGCTCAAGAGTACAACCGGCAACTCCAAGCAGGAGGAGTGATGGAGGCCGGATCAAACCTCGTCGAAGGAACTGGTGTCGACAACGGGGACCTGAACTACTGGAATCTGCTGAACAATGACCCGAACCACGTGATGGCGCGGCTACGAATCCCCAGTATCAAACTGGATCTGCCGGTCTACCACGGCACCTCGGACCAGGTGCTACTAAAGGGTGTCGGTCATCTACAACGAACCTCTTTGCCCGTGGGTGGCGTGGGGACACGGTCGGTGCTGACAGGGCACCGCGGCTTGGCAGACGCGGAGATTTTCACCCACCTGGACCGGGTAAAGGAAGGCGATACCTTCAGCGTTGAGGTGATGGGGGAGGTCTTTACCTACCGCGTCATAGAAACCAAAGTGGTAGAACCGAACGAGACCGAGGAGATTCGGGCCGTGCCTGACAAGGACCTGGTCACCTTGATTACCTGTACTCCGCTGGGGATCAACACGCATAGGTTCCTGGTGACGGGTGAGCGAGTCTGGCCGACTCCGCAGGCCGACCTCGACGCGGCGGGAGAGAGACCTAGCGTGCCTAGTTTTCCCTGGTGGCTAGTAATCTACCTGGCAACAGTCGTGGCAGTGGCGGTCTGGTACTGGCGAGCGGGCTACCCCGCGAAGACAAGGCGGCGTTCCGCAGAATCAGAGCAAAAACAACATCAACTCCCCCTCCCCAAAAAAGTCAATGAGGAGGCCACAGACGCCGGTTGA
- a CDS encoding ABC transporter permease, with translation MKTKRAAAPAERRRVNSRRRGRPRPKSSRTEKSGFTFRDLIHESLEGVGSKPSRLFITLFGTVLGIASLVATLGLAQTTAGQIAKNFDMIQATRVSIEPGKTSGPRNNERATAVIPWDGVERVDQLVGVEEATLYSVVPGDPVVRAVQIVDPSEAQSASPPVIAASPELADVMAANIQTGRFFDSGHYDRADRVVVLGAAAAEKLGINRVSGQPSIFIADQPYQVLGIIDEVGTRANLLNSVIVPVTTAQTHLNLNTIDSLDILIDIGAGEVVAGQAPIALNPNDPTGYKVKAPPSTSQLQGQVQADINVLFVAIGLVALLAGGVGIANVTLLSVSERRGEIGLRRALGARTKQIGQQFMLESLTTGTLGGLIGVALGLFAIVAVSLFQHWTPVIAPWVPVAGVLLGALVGLIAGSYPAIKAARIEPVDALRSA, from the coding sequence CCTCGAAGGTGTGGGCTCGAAGCCATCACGCCTATTCATCACCCTATTTGGCACCGTTCTGGGAATCGCGTCTTTAGTGGCAACTCTGGGGCTGGCCCAGACCACTGCCGGGCAGATCGCCAAGAACTTCGACATGATTCAGGCGACTCGCGTTTCTATCGAACCGGGAAAGACAAGCGGTCCGCGTAACAACGAACGAGCTACCGCAGTAATCCCGTGGGATGGAGTCGAACGAGTGGATCAACTGGTCGGGGTTGAGGAGGCGACTCTCTATTCGGTGGTGCCCGGGGATCCCGTCGTACGGGCCGTCCAAATCGTGGATCCCTCCGAGGCTCAGAGCGCCTCGCCGCCAGTAATTGCTGCGTCGCCAGAGCTGGCTGATGTCATGGCGGCGAACATTCAAACTGGAAGGTTCTTCGACTCGGGTCATTACGACCGGGCGGACAGGGTCGTTGTGCTCGGAGCTGCGGCCGCCGAGAAGCTTGGCATCAACCGCGTTTCTGGACAACCATCAATCTTCATTGCAGACCAGCCGTACCAAGTGCTTGGAATCATCGACGAGGTGGGAACGCGGGCAAATCTGCTGAACTCCGTAATTGTTCCGGTGACGACGGCACAGACTCATCTGAACCTAAACACGATTGACTCGCTCGACATCCTAATCGACATCGGGGCAGGAGAAGTTGTCGCTGGCCAAGCGCCAATAGCGCTTAATCCAAATGACCCAACCGGCTACAAGGTAAAAGCTCCGCCTTCAACTTCGCAGCTCCAGGGCCAGGTGCAGGCCGACATCAACGTGCTTTTTGTGGCAATCGGGCTTGTCGCCCTTTTGGCGGGAGGCGTGGGCATAGCTAACGTGACTCTGCTGTCCGTCTCGGAACGCCGAGGCGAGATCGGGCTACGGCGAGCCCTGGGGGCGAGGACCAAGCAGATAGGTCAGCAGTTCATGCTCGAATCTCTCACAACCGGCACACTGGGAGGTTTGATCGGGGTTGCGCTGGGACTGTTTGCAATAGTCGCGGTCTCTCTTTTCCAGCACTGGACGCCGGTTATTGCACCGTGGGTCCCTGTCGCAGGAGTATTGCTCGGCGCGTTGGTCGGCCTAATTGCGGGAAGCTACCCGGCGATAAAGGCAGCGAGAATAGAGCCCGTGGACGCACTTCGCTCGGCCTGA